Proteins co-encoded in one Patescibacteria group bacterium genomic window:
- a CDS encoding superoxide dismutase, translated as MKKFVLPKLKYATNALEPIMSQETIEYHYGKHHQAYIDNLNGLIEGTDLAGLPIEEVIVKAEPGPIFNNMAQAYNHSFYWQCLTTPQGEGNAPSGKLAEAIDEAFTDFTTFKAQFSEMASKHFGSGWAWLFVGKSGKLEMLAMHDAGTPIQDGLKPLLAVDVWEHAYYIDYRNKRPDYVAAIWQIIDWKFVESQYEATAPKSLMLPE; from the coding sequence ATCAAAAAATTCGTACTACCCAAGCTTAAATACGCCACAAATGCCCTAGAGCCAATTATGTCTCAAGAAACTATCGAGTACCATTATGGCAAGCACCACCAGGCCTATATTGACAATCTCAATGGTCTTATCGAGGGCACTGATCTTGCCGGCTTGCCAATTGAAGAGGTAATTGTTAAGGCTGAGCCTGGCCCAATTTTTAATAATATGGCCCAGGCTTACAATCATAGCTTTTACTGGCAGTGTCTAACTACGCCGCAAGGCGAGGGCAATGCGCCATCGGGCAAGCTAGCCGAGGCTATTGACGAGGCTTTTACAGATTTTACAACTTTCAAAGCTCAGTTTAGCGAGATGGCCAGCAAACATTTTGGCAGTGGTTGGGCCTGGCTATTTGTTGGCAAATCTGGCAAGCTCGAAATGCTTGCTATGCATGACGCTGGTACTCCTATTCAAGACGGCCTCAAGCCACTTCTCGCTGTAGATGTATGGGAACACGCCTACTATATAGACTACCGCAATAAGCGCCCAGATTATGTCGCCGCTATCTGGCAGATTATCGACTGGAAGTTTGTAGAGTCTCAGTATGAAGCTACCGCGCCCAAATCGCTGATGCTACCAGAATAG